The genomic region AGAGTGCAAGTTCCCTATGAGCTTGAAATTTCCAAGATAGTAATTTATCATCCGTGACTGTACCATATTATTATTCTGTGAGCCCAACCTGAGTGgtaatattgaatttctttaatctCTTCTTGACACaaagtcggacattatctagtgagattactgtcgatAAAATCAAGTAACCTAACAATAATGTAATACATAACTGCTTCATAAAATGTACGTTATATCAATTTctttagaaaaattaaaaatacgttttaaatataaaatatgaaaacgacaatatttaaatttccttgcggtcggttgactacattttaaaataagaagaccagctttcttggtgtcatgctcgataagtatcttagttatcttttCACATTGATAACCTTTGTAATGttttagactcaataaggggggcaaagactaattgggatttcccagtctctgattgggtcaaaaaccctgatggaactgatatttaaccctagtggtaaatttcggtgaagtccggagggcctaattagtcaaatccactctcctcacctccacgctggggccccctgggatctttcaagatgcgaaagagagagtggtgtgcggatagcaatgggaacctaccgcatttatatatcccaagaagatatgttgaaaatgccatgatgagtctttccctggtaaaaaactccggacgtaaactatccccccaatcagatgtccgggtgggggatactggggaaggacatgtcatgacacaagacacagaagagaagaaaagaagatcaaCGACTGCAACGAGGGATGAGAAGACACCAGTTCTACCGGGTGAGTtggaaaacatgaaggaagcaatgagaagaaacagagtggatgtgatgggaatgtcagaagtgaggtgggaaaaagtgatgagttgatgagtgatgaatagggctcggaagttgatgaaatatcatattttttcttatacttcagagacaatgcaggatacaatataaactctttacacttcaatagagaccaatatagcctacttttattttgcatttatttgcactatttggtattttattgtttttaggaaatgttctactttctgtTGCATTATTGCCCTATTGTTTAGAAAGGACCTTTTTTACGGTGTAATcatagtctacattccagaacctactgcagatagcgtcatgcaggaatttgccttatggttgcaacAACCTTAACTTCTGATCACATGTGTGATGTGATTGTCCCCCATTcaatgcaacagaacaaatactgcagccgcagtgctcgCAGTTAGCATATTGTATTGCACAAGTAAAGACAGTATTGATAGAGAAAGTGCTGCTTCTATAGCAGTTTCTCAAGGCTTGCTGGCTGATCCTCAAATTAAGGAATGTCAATGTTGAGGTTTTCTCtgcagttttccctcaacccatatagAGCAAATGTGTCTTTATCACGCTTGTTTTtgcacttaattattttattcagatgctagataataatagcatttgataaagagtcgtaaattaACGCATGAGAAAAGATTACTAGCACACGGGttcaaaaaagtgaaaaattacttcattattattgatttactgcatttgttaaaaGATTTCAGTATTATATTAGCGTATAAAATGGACAGTTTCTAATAACATTGCAGGAGGAAGATGACTGTTTGTACAACAAAGATGCACTTATAATACATCACATAAGTATTTTGgcattatatttaatgtgtttgaaatttgtTCCAATAAACATAATACTTCGAATACTTCCTACAATAAAGCATTATACTTAAGTAAACATACAAACGTGGCCAACATGCTGTCGTGTTAACACTAAACATCATTAcaccgtaataattattataatttacgtaCTTCAGAAGAATGCTCTCCAATTgagaccacatttctaatttcatgtgTGCACTTACCAACTCTGTGATGCAATGaatatcattttgattatttacacaCAATTGCACTGATAAATtgtcatatattttaatacatcaatatatttGTGACACACCTTCAAAATTAACCAACAAAAAGTACAGAAACACTGGATTGAGATTAATGATCCACCTGCTATCTTTTTTAAAGTATCTATGTTACATAGGTcatcaaacgaattaattttgtccatttgcAAGCACTTAATTTGTTGCTGCTCAAATCTTTGAATGCACTTGTTAGCAGGGTCCATTCTTGTTGAGGAATAAGATTATCTATTTGTTCCCGTAAACCTGGAAATAGTTATAAGAGATCTGCTTTAGGACTATTCTTGCACATTTCCTTCTCAGTCTCTAGAAACATGTACTAGATACAAATCgtttacttcaaagtgtttaatacacacaactgaatgctttgttggcgtgaaaatatttcatagtatacgagtagcttccagccacataacttatcttttcagttggaaatttgagaactgtaatgtAACACACTCACTTAAAGCACTCTAGTAATTTTTGGTACAcacagaaacataacatttaggagccatctgtaaataaaagaatatggatgatttaatttcattttttaataaaagtctaaacttcttCATTTCAGttctctgaatttatttttcttagaggTTATGCCATTACtacgtgcttcatcttttgattccttttcagattttacttttatgattcacttatagttaatagtttaatttggtgatgtacatgttgtcatgctactctccatccaagtggttatgtcacacagtcgtcaaaacaggggaaatgttatgacaattacttacttaacggggcccttttctttaaattattttaaacagttgtataatattatgtaaacttccaattccgtacagcaaatatttgcagagaagaacttaacagctcagccactagcccttacagagaggacaggagaaacgagtGGGACGAACTGGGATGAGACATAACCTTTCAGCTGGACAGTACCTATTTATTCTCTTCATAGTTAACTatcagtgtattacgaagatttcagttcagaattacactgccttttagCTCGACATGATACAACTGGCAAGCTGATGATGCTAGACACTGCCACCCAGACCTCGAGCAGCGACCACTTCGAGGAATCCAGCAGACggtacgccgagtgggaggaggAAGTCAGGCTGGAGGAGCTGCAGCATCTGCAGAGAGTGGCGATTCGTCTTTTCGACTTCTCTATGTACTcaggtacagtaactgtttacatcctgaagtagatgctctttcagctatgcacaagcagaATCCCAGAGCAGTGCAATCAACTAGTCGGCCactattgttattccatttcaacatgcttgggatgggaacatttaaagtaaaactcaatttaggccatggcccttaaaattaaaaatatttgattctgatttaggctacattcattccctTTACAAATGTGTACGGCAAATAGCAAGCGCTGtaataaaaatggctgatttgtcggcatttccagcgcaaaggattgcggtactctggatatccacatactctgtgaacaagttcaggagacttgGATTCTTACTGGTAGGGAATAGGGCATTTATCCAGTGGATTCACTTGTTCAATTTGCCTTAGCCCatagaacctgttcttaaatgtttgtagttaaaacaaattaggttcttgacataaaaggaagaatattaatttaacattttaacacgaaattatctagttttttaatttgacattaaatataatcgtgtcatattattaaattattgttccttatccaagtgtgcaggcagtcaaaacagaaatacaaaatcgacggcccagcttgaaagggaaacaactcaaaatttaaattttaaagaaagctgcattttgaagctttatgttgctgtgaagaaTCAGAGGATCGTTtaacttaatccaaattcaattaatcatgttttatgtatggttgaagctttaaacttcatttttctcacaactttaaattttgagttgtttctctttagaACTGGCCTGTCGATATTACTATGCTTGCAGGCTTGAGACTgatctgcaattactttggcagcCGTCTACCAATATCCCTTTCTCTTTGAGTGCTAATATAGCATACACAATTATGAACCATAATTCattattcaaaaacataatttaaataaataaatatattttcagctacaaaatacattattaagcacattaataagatagggtaaaggttggtaaaatcgtgatatgagtaatatcgtaatagttggtatgagaatttattacaattttacttatcgagacaaaaatctgtttttttttgacAATGTATTAAGGACAAGTtcatggacaagttgctgcatcaaatcggtccttctctcgctctgtAAAAGCATGATAAGCTATCAAACACAGTAGCACGATATTACtcttatcacaatattaacaagatttaccctacttcgttttcctctcttctacaatttgttattccatttgaatgaaatatattatttccttcttttaaagtattgacaattcataaggaatggaatatttctcgaattttggaaaaaaatatttctcaacatctaattacagtaaatatacattattcaattcatttatgcctgatttgaattcgtgaaacatcgcgaaatccgtatcaagtcgggaatgcgattttttaagcaattagcgAATTATGTGcgcgaattttcaatttttaattttttttactacaaTCGATAATCGATAGCTGTCGCACAGATAAGGTCGATATTTATGGTCGCTAGTATTGCACATTCGATACTGAATCTGTTTTAGTCAACGGTCAACGAGCTAGAAGGTtttaattcaaatacctggtctAAACACACTCCTGACATCATATCTGATATATGTAGCGATGTGCGAGAATCGTATTGTGAGCATTGTGAGCCTGCTGAATGCCATATTATTTTGGACGTGTtgagtgtgtttgttttatttgtttatagtgtcaCACATAGGCGAAATAACATGTTCCCGTGCAAGTGAGGCTACAAGAatgcttaataataaaatagctccaatagAGCTTTCCAGTATATAAGGCATAGGTTTTATTGCACAGACAAAAGTACAGtcatgtgtaaattttgtaattgtgaGGTCTCGTGGGAAAGAAGAGATACTGTTGAGAAAGATTTGAAGTTGGTAAAACATGCATCGGCAATTAATTTTCGCAAGGAAGACGAACAATCTCTTGTGCTGACTTCTATTGCCACTTGTTTTTGCAGtgtgcaaaacaaaaagaaaaattgcgAATATCTGGGAAAAAGTGTTGGAAAGACTTTATAAAAACGAACATACCAATTTCCAAGCTCGAAAACGAACAAtgtgaaaatactgaaaaatttaattgaaagcaccgattttcccatttgaaaatcccacattttgcactttgaactCAACAAAAAATTCCAGTCTCTAACGATTCAGAATGCTTTATGGTTGCTGGGTCGTTAGTAGTCAATAACATTTAAGCTGTGCTCATGTTTGAATCTAAATCCACACAGCAATCAAGTCTTCAAAAGGCTTGTTTTTTAAGATCTGATGCATGCGAGGTGAGAGACCACACTATACGagcaatagtgagtggtttctaaagCTAAGAGGTGCGCGGTCAGAAGTGCGTTCcaccatgattgtctcaaattcgGCAATCCTGAGTATGAGGCTTTTACATGAGGTGGGTCCTTCATCTTTCCATGCaagaaatgtttatca from Periplaneta americana isolate PAMFEO1 chromosome 15, P.americana_PAMFEO1_priV1, whole genome shotgun sequence harbors:
- the LOC138715558 gene encoding uncharacterized protein, which translates into the protein MRKREWCADSNGNLPHLYIPRRYVENAMMSLSLVKNSGRKLSPQSDVRVGDTGEGHVMTQDTEEKKRRSTTATRDEKTPVLPARHDTTGKLMMLDTATQTSSSDHFEESSRRYAEWEEEVRLEELQHLQRVAIRLFDFSMYSEFHTDVAQRHTSQGPHHVLGRVRCTEQGCSELIPLSWHAGKSAVAIQSD